The following proteins are encoded in a genomic region of Hirundo rustica isolate bHirRus1 chromosome 3, bHirRus1.pri.v3, whole genome shotgun sequence:
- the TSTD3 gene encoding thiosulfate sulfurtransferase/rhodanese-like domain-containing protein 3, with protein MAGMGLGGWWRAARALRAAGGGWSRAAAPGPTCRGLCAAAEPNLSYRELKDLKKANVLHIDVRERWEIDRFGKIPESINIPLGELMEALQMDPTEFKEQYNQKMPSKSDPVVFSCLAGTRSKQALAFAMSLGFNRVQQYAGGFDDWVKHEPPEKK; from the exons ATGGCCGGCATGGGGCTCGGGGGCTGGtggcgggcggcgcgggcgctgcgggcggcgggcggcggctgGAGCCGAGCGGCAGCGCCCG GCCCCACCTGCCGCGGCCTCTGCGCCGCCGCGGAGCCGAACCTCTCCTACCGGGAGCTCAAAGACTTGAAGAAGGCCAACGTGCTTCACATTGACGTGCGGGAGAGGTGGGAGATCGACAGGTTTGGAAAAATCCCGGAGTCCATCAACATACCGC TGGGTGAGTTAATGGAAGCTCTACAAATGGACCCAACGGAGTTCAAGGAGCAGTATAATCAAAAAATGCCGTCCAAATCAGACCCTGTGGTTTTCTCCTGTTTGGCAGGAACAAGAAGTAAACAAGCACTTGCTTTTGCCATGTCCTTGGGTTTCAACAG AGTTCAGCAGTATGCTGGTGGCTTTGACGACTGGGTAAAACATGAACCTccagaaaagaaatga